The following DNA comes from Mycolicibacterium aromaticivorans JS19b1 = JCM 16368.
CCCACTCAAAGCCCTGGCCGTCGACGTCGAACGCAACCTGCGCACCCCGCTTACCGGTATCACTCGTATCGCCGAATGCGACGGTGTGCCCGCCCCGCAGATCAGCGTCGGCGTCCGCTCCGGCGACACCCCGCCCGCCCGTAGACGCGAGCTCATCACCAAGCCGCCCGACATCCTGATCACCACCCCGGAATCGCTGTTCCTGATGCTGACCTCCGCGGCACGGGAGACGCTGACCGGTATCGAGACGGTGATCATCGACGAAGTGCACGCGGTCGCCGCCACCAAACGCGGCGCGCACCTGGCGGTGTCCCTGGAGCGCCTTGATGCGCTGCTGGAGAAACCCGCCCAGCGTATCGGGCTCTCGGCGACGGTCAGTCCACCGGAGGAAGTGGCCCGGTTCCTCTCCGGTGCCAGGCCGACGACCATCGTCGCGCCGCCGGCGGCCAAGACGTTCGAGTTGACCGTCCAGGTGCCGGTGCCCGACATGGCCAACTTGGAGAACAACACCATCTGGCCCGATGTCGAGGCGCGCATCGTCGACCTCATCGAGGCACACAACTCGACGATCGTGTTCGCCAACTCCCGTCGTCTCGCCGAGCGGCTCACCGCGCGTATCAACGAAATTCATGCCGAACGCTCCGGCGTCGAACTGGATGCGCCGCCCAACCGCCAGGTGCCCGGCGGACCACCGGCGCACATCATGGGCAGCGGCCAGACCTACGGAGCCGAGCCGCTGCTGGCCCGCGCACATCACGGCTCGGTGTCCAAGGAGCAGCGCGCCGCCGTCGAGGACGACCTCAAAAGCGGGCGGCTCAAGTCCGTGGTGGCAACATCGAGCCTGGAACTCGGAATCGACATGGGCGCAGTAGATCTGGTGATCCAGGTGGAAGCTCCGCCGTCGGTGGCCAGCGGATTGCAGCGCGTCGGGCGGGCCGGGCACCAGGTCGGAGAGATCTCCCGCGGCGTGCTGTTCCCCAAGCACCGGACCGACCTGATCGGCTGCGCGGTAAGTGTGCAGCGCATGCTCGCCGGCCAGATCGAAACCATGCGGGTCCCTACCAATCCGCTCGACGTGCTGGCCCAGCACACCGTGGCAGCATGCGCCCTCGAGCCGGTCAATGCCGACGAGTGGTTCGACGTCGTCCGGCGCAGCGCACCGTTCGCGACGTTGCCGCGCAGCGCTTTCGAGGCAACCCTGGATCTACTGTCGGGGAAGTATCCATCGACGGATTTCGCCGAGCTGCGGCCGCGACTGATCTACGACCGCGACAACGGCACACTGACCGCGCGTCCCGGCGCGCAGCGGCTCGCGGTCACTTCCGGGGGCGCCATCCCCGACCGCGGCATGTTCACCGTGTATCTGGCCACCGATTCCGAAAAGCCCTCGCGGGTCGGCGAACTCGATGAAGAGATGGTGTACGAGTCGCGGCCCGGAGACGTCATCTCGCTGGGTGCGACCAGCTGGCGGATCACCGAGATCACCCACGACCGGGTGCTGGTCATCCCGGCGCCGGGGCAACCGGCAAGGCTGCCGTTCTGGCGCGGCGACGACGCGGGCCGACCCGCCGAACTCGGCCAGGCGATCGGTAAATTCACCGGCGAGCTGGCCGGGATGGGCCGCGAAGATTTCGAAACACGATGCAATGAACTCGGTTTCGCCGACTATGCCACCGACAACCTGTGGCAGCTGCTCGACGATCAGCGCAACGCGACCGCCACCGTGCCCAGCGACACCACCCTGCTGGTCGAGCGCTTCCGCGACGAGCTCGGCGACTGGCGGGTGGTCCTGCACTCCCCCTACGGACTGAAGGTGCACGGTCCGCTGGCACTTGCGGTCAGCCGTCGGCTGCTGGAGCGGTACGGCATCGACGAGAAACCCACCGCCTCCGACGACGGCATCGTGGTGCGGCTGCCGGACACCGAGGACGCCCCGCCCGGCGCCGACCTGTTCGTCTTCGCCCCCGACGAGATCGAACCGTTGGTCACCACCGAGGTGGGCGGTTCGGCGCTGTTCGCGTCCCGGTTCCGGGAGTGCGCTGCGCGCGCGCTGCTGCTCCCCCGACGCCATCCGGGTAAGCGTTCGCCGCTGTGGCACCAGCGGCAGCGAGCGGCCCAATTGCTGGATGTGGCGCGCAAATATCCTGACTTTCCGATCGTGCTCGAGGCGGTGCGTGAATGCCTGCAGGACGTCTATGACGTTCCGACGCTGACCGACCTGATGAGCCGCATCGCCCAGCGCCGGGTGCGGCTGGTCGAAGTCGAGACTCCGATGCCGTCGCCGTTCGCGGCGTCGCTGATGTTCGGCTATGTCGGCGCGTTCATGTACGAGGGCGACAGCCCGCTGGCCGAGCGCCGCGCGGCCGCACTGTCGCTGGACAGCACTCTCCTGGCGGAGTTGCTCGGCCGTGTTGAGCTCCGGGAGCTGCTCGACCCCGACGTCATTGCCGCGACATCCCGACAGCTGCAACATCTTTCCGAAGACCGCAGGGCCCGGGACGCCGAAGGCGTGGCGGACCTGCTGCGCCTGCTCGGCCCGCTGACCGAGGCCGAGATCGCCGAGCGCTGCACCGCCAGCGATGTCGGCGCGTGGCTGGACGGACTGCATGCCGCAAGGCGGGCGCTGCCGCTGTCGTACGCCGGACAGTCCTGGTGGGCAGGCATCGAGGACATCGGCCGCCTGCGCGACGCGGTCGGCGTCGCCGTGCCCGTCGGAGTGCCGACAAGTTTCACCGAGGCGGTGCCCGACCCGCTCGGTGAGTTGATGGGCCGCTTCGCCCGTACCCGTGGGCCCTTCACCACCGCCGAGGCCGCGGCACGGTTCGGATTGGGCCTGCGGGTCGCCGCCGATGTTCTGGGCCGGATGTCGGTGGACGGCAAGCTGGTTCGCGGCGAGTTCGTCGCCGCGCCAACTCCCGCCGGATTTCCCGCCTACGCGGGGGCTGACCAGTGGTGTGACGCCGAGGTGCTGCGCATCTTGCGTCGCCGCTCACTGGCGGCGCTGCGGGCGCAGGTCGAACCGGTCAGCACGGCTGCGTATGCCCGCTTCTTGCCTGCGTGGCAGCAGGTCGGCAGCTCTGCGACGTCCGGCGTGGACGGCCTGGCAAGCGTGATCGACCAGCTGGCCGGGGTGCCGATCCCCGCATCGGCGGTCGAACCGCTGGTGTTCAGTCCGCGAGTGCGCGACTACCAACCGGCAATGCTCGACGAGCTGCTGGCCTCCGGTGAGGTCACCTGGTCAGGGGCCGGATCGATCTCGGGCAGCGACGGCTGGATCACGTTCCACCACGCGGATACCGCACCGCTGACGCTCGCGACTCCCGCCGAGATCGACGTGACCGACGCACACCGCGCGATCCTCGAGGTCCTGGGCGAGCCCGGCGAGGCGCGCGGCGCGTTCTTCTTCCGACAGCTGGTCGGCGGCTCGGAGGAAGCCGCCAAAGCCGCTCTGTGGGAGCTGATCTGGGCCGGCTGGGTCACCGGCGACACGTTCGCGCCGGTACGCGCCATGCTGGCGGGCGGCCGCAAGCCCGGTACGCGTCGACCCGCCGCACCGGCGCACCGGCAGCGCCGTGCGCCGCGATTGAGCCGCTATTCGGTGGCGCACGCCCAAGCCCGCTCGGTGGACTCGACGGTCGCGGGTCGGTGGTCGGCGGTGCCGGCGCGCGAGCCGGATTCGACTGTCCGCGCACACTTCTCAGCTGAGCTGTTGCTGAACCGCCACGGCGTGCTGACCAAGGGCGCGGCAGCTGCCGAGGGGGTGCCAGGCGGGTTCGCCACGATGTACAAGGTGCTCACCGGTTTCGAGGAAGCCGGGCGGTGTCAGCGCGGTTACTTCGTCGAGTCACTCGGCGGAGCGCAGTTCGCGGTCGCGTCGACGGTCGACCGGCTGCGGACCTATCTCGACGGCGTGGATCCGGAGCGGCCCGACTACCGCGCGGTCGTGCTGGCGGCCGCCGATCCGGCCAACCCTTATGGCGCGGCGCTGCCATGGCCGGCCCGCCCGGACGCCGACGCCAGCCATCGGCCCGGGCGCAAAGCCGGCGCACTGGTCATCCTGGTGGACGGTGCGCTGGTGTGGTTCCTCGAGCGCGGCGGGCGGTCGCTGCTGAACTTCAGCACCGACGATGAAGCGCAGCGCGCCGCGGCGGGAACGCTGGCCGAACTGGTCAGCAGTGGCCGCATCAGCGGTGTGCTGGTCGAAAAGCTGGACGGTGTACCCGTTTTGGAAGCCGGTGCATACGCCGACCGGAAAGCCACCGCCGACGCACTGGTGGACGCCGGGTTCTCCCGCACACCCCGCGGGCTGCGCTTGCGCTAGTCAGCTATAGGACATACGCGCCGATGAGCTGTCCGATGGATCGGATATCGACCTGACCGTTGAAGTCCAACCGGACCGTGCCCAGGTCCTCGCTCTGGAAATCGATCACGCCAGAGCGTATCGACACTGCCAAACTGCCGATCAAAAGTTGTCGGCACCCAGGACTAGTATAGAACACATGTTCGAACAGCGAACGGATGCCGATCTCCTCGATACGATGCGCCGCGGGCAGCGCAATGAACGCGTGGCGATCGCCGAGCGAATCCTGGCAGCAGGCCGGCTCTGTCAGCGTCGGATGCGATCGGTCGAGGCAGCCGACCGCGCCCAGTGGTGCGTCGACAATTGGGAAGCAGTCGCCGCCGAAGTGGCTGCCGAACTGGGAATCAGCCAGGGCCGAGCGTCGTCACAGATGGACTACGGCTTGCAGCTGATCGAGAGGCTGCCGAAGCTCGGCGCTGCCTTCGCCTCCGGGGCAATCGAATACCGCATCATCATCGCTGCGGTGTTCCGCACCGGATTGATCACCGATCCCGAATCGCTTGCTGCTGTCGACGCCCTGGTGGCGGAACAGGCGCCCGGGTGGAACACCTTCTCGCGGGAGAAGACCAATCAGGTCATCGACTGGTCCGTCCGCGGGCTGGATCCCGACGCGGTCCGCGTCGCGCGCACAGCCGACGACGACCGCCATATCGAGATCACCGCTGGCACAGACGGATTGGCGGAAATCTGGGGGCGGGTCCGCGCCGCCGACGCGGCGGCCTTTGACCAGCGGCTGAACCAACTCGGAGCGACCGTGTGCCGGGATGACTCCCGGACCGCGCGGCAGCGTCGAGCCGATGCTCTGGGCGCGTGGTCAGCAGGCGACCCGACGATGCAGTGCGAGTGCGGATGCGGCGACTGCCCCGCGAGCGCGGACAGCGCCAGCGAGCCGACGCAGATCGTCATCCACCTACTGGCCGAGGCCAAGACCGTCGCCGGCGAAGGGGACGCCCCGGCGCTATTGCCGGGCTATGGCGGCATTCCGGCCGAGACCGTACGAACCTTGGCCAAGCGCGCCAAGCTCCGCCCGGTCGTGGGAGGCAAGGAGTTGAGCGCCGAACCACGGTATCGGCCCTCGGCCGTGCTGGCGGAGTTCATCCGCTGCCGGGATCTGACGTGCCGATTCCCCGGGTGTGACCGTCCGGCCTCGATGACGGACATCGATCACACCGTGCCGTACCCGCTCGGGCCCACACACCCGTCGAACCTGAAATTGCTGTGTCGGCTTCATCATCTGTTGAAGACTTTCTACGCCGGCGCTGGCGGCTGGGCAGACCATCAGTTGCCCGATGGCACGGTGATCTGGACATCGCCGTCAGGCCGTACCTACACCACGAAACCTGGCGGCGCGCTGTTCTTTCCACAGTTCGTCACACCAACCGGGGAGCTGAACGTGCCCCAGGCCCCGGCGCACAATCAGCCCGGACGCGATCTGATGATGCCGGCTCGCCGCCGGACCCGCGCCCAAGATCGAGCCGATCGGATCCGCCGGGAACGTGGACTCAACGAGGCGAGAGCCGCCGCCCATCCCCCGCCCTTCTAGGCTGGAACCATGCCCGAAGGCGATACCGTCTTCCGCACCGCGGCCAACCTGCGCGAGGCGCTGGTCGGTAAAACGCTGACGCGGTGCGATATCCGCGTGCCGCGCTACGCCACCGTGGACCTCGCCGGCCAGACTGTCGACGAGGTGATCAGTCGCGGCAAGCACCTGTTCATCCGGGTGGGCCCGGCCAGCATCCACTCGCACCTGAAGATGGACGGCGCGTGGCGGGTCGGCCCGAAAGGCAAACCCATCCGCAACGCCTACAAGATCCGAATCGCTTTGGAGGCCGGGGATATTCAAGCGCTGGGTATCGACTTGGGTATCCTGGAGATCCTCGACCGGGAGCACGACGAAGATGCCGTCGCCCACCTGGGCCCGGACCTCCTCGGCGACGACTGGGATCCAAAAGCGGCGGCGGCGAACCTGGCCGAAGACCCCGACCGTCCCATCGCACCGGCCCTGCTGGATCAGCGCAACCTCGCCGGCGTCGGCAACGTGTACGCCAACGAACTCTGCTTCGTGTTCGGCCGACTCCCCACCAGTCCCGTCAGCAGCCTCCCCGATCCGCTGCGGGTGGTCACCCGAGCGCGAGACATGTTGTGGGCGAACCGAACACGGGTGAATCGCACCACGACCGGAAATCGCAGAGGCGGCCAGGACCTTTGGGTCTACGGTCGGGCCGGTGAGCCGTGCCGGCGCTGCGGCACCCCGATCCGCCGCGCCGAGTCCTCCGACGACGACCGCGTCACGTACTGGTGTCCGTCGTGCCAGCGGTGACCGGGTCGGCCGGTGGGTGAGTAATCTTCGCGATCTCATCGGCGACCAGTTCGTCGAGGCTGTTGATCGTGGCGCGGTCCATCCGGATCGACCTCATCTCGGCGGCGCGGTACAGCGTCGACTCAACCGGTCCCCGGCCGTTGGGATAGACCAGCGCAACGACCACCCCGGTACCGGCATCGAGCGCGCCACCCACTTCACGTTGCAAACCGATGCGCAGCTCGTGCTCGGCGAACGCGCCCACCAGAGCGCCTGCCGCTCCCCCAACCACGACGGCCAGGCCCACTGGTGGCAGGAACAGTCCGAACAGGATCCCCAGCCCGGCGCCCATACCGAGGGCTACCCGACCGTGCCGATTGTGCGCCTCCAAGACGTGCGGCTGTCCGTCGGCGTCCTTCGTGACCAAGACCGCAGCTCGCAATTCCAAGCCGTGCTTGATCCGCTTTTCCAGCTCATGGAAGTCGGTGGCGGCCCGCTCGACGTCAGGGTATGCGGCTACCAGCACCAACTCATGATCGTCGTCCATGTTTCGAGCGTCACGCGCTTCACAGCCAACCACCAGTGACCGAAGGTCACCACCCCGAAGGCATTGGTCCCTACAACCACAGCTGCGCCGAGCTCACGAAGGACCTCGGCTCGCCGGACAGCGGATCGACGAACTCCAGCCGCTGCGCCACCAGCTGCAGCGGGGCGGAGAAGTCGTCGGCCGCCACGTCGACGATCCGCGGGTAGAGCGGGTCGTTGTCGATCGGCAGACCGAGTGACGCCATGTGCACCCTGAGCTGATGCGTGCGCCCGGTCCGCGGACTCAGCTGGTACCAACCCTCCCCCAGTGCCTCCACCAACGTCTCGGCATTCGGCTCGCCCGGCTCCTCCACAGCCTGTAACACACCCCGCCGCTTGATGATTCGGCTGCGCAGCACCACTGGGAGCTCGACGCGCGGTGGCGCCGAGGAGCGCGCCACGTACGTCTTGGACACCAGCCCGCGCGCGAACAACGTCTGATACGCCCCGCGAACCTCACGCCGCACGGTTAACAGCAACACCCCTGCGGTCAGCCGGTCCAGCCGATGCGCCGGACTCAACTCGGGCAGATCGAGCGAACGACGCAGCCGCACCAACGCCGTCTGCGCGACATGCCCGCCGCGCGGCATCGTGGCCAGAAAGTGCGGCTTGTCGACCACCACGATGTCGTCGTCGCGATAGAGCACCGGGACGTCGAACGGCACCACCACCTCGTCGGGCAGCTCCCGATAGAGGTACACGTGCGCGCCGGCCGGTAAGACCGTCGACAACGAGATCACCGCACCATCGGCGTCGACCACCTCGCCGTCGCGCACCTTCGCCAGCCCGTCCGGCCCGAACCGGCGCACGAACTCGTCGGCCACATTGCCGCCCTGCAACCGCAGCCGCGCCGGCCCGAGTCCGTCGCGCACCGGCAAGGGAGCGGGTCGCCTCAAGGCCCGGTCAATTCAAGGGCACCGGCTCGAGGATCTCGGCCCGGGCCTCGGGTGCCGACACCCGCAGGGCATCGGCGGACTCGTCGTCGGGCTGAGCCTGCGACAGGACCTCGGCCTCCACCCGCGCCAGATAGGTGTCCACCTCGCGGTCGATATCGTCCTGACTCCAGCCGAGGATCGGCGCGACCACCTCGGCGACCTCGCGGGCACAGTCCACGCCGCGGTGCGGATACTCGATCGAGATCCGCATCCGCCGGGCCAGGATGTCCTCCAGGTGCAATGCCCCTTCGGCGGCCGCCGCGTAGGCGGCCTCCACCTTCAGATAGACCGGCGCATCGGTGATCGGATCGAGCAACTCCGGCTTGTCGGCGGCCAGCGCCAGCACATCGCCGATCAGCGAGCCATACCGGTCCAGCAGGTGCCGCACCCGGTACGGATGCAGCCCGTAGCCGGCGCCCACGCTCTGGGTCTGGTTGACCAGCGCGAAGTACCCGTCGGCGCCCATCAACGGCACCTTCTCGGTGATCGACGGCGCCACTCGCGCCGGGATGTACTCGGCGGCGGCATCCACCGCGTCCTCGGCCATCACCCGATACGTGGTGTACTTGCCGCCCGCGATGGCGACCAGGCCCGGTGACGGCACCGCGACCGCGTGCTCGCGCGACAACTTGGACGTCTCTTCGCTCTCCCCGGCCAGCAGCGGCCGCAGCCCGGCATACACCCCGTCGATGTCGTCGTGCGTGAGCGGCGTGGCGAGCACCGTGTTGACGTGCCCCAGGATGTAGTCGATGTCGGCCTTCGTCGCGGCCGGGTGCGCCAGGTCGAGGTTCCAGTCGGTGTCGGTGGTGCCGATGATCCAGTGCGTGCCCCACGGGATCACGAACAGCACCGACTTCTCGGTACGCAGGATGATCGCCACCTCGGACACGATCCGGTCCCGCGGCACCACGACGTGCACGCCCTTGGATGCCCGCACCCGAAACCGGCCGCGCTCCTTGCTCAATGCCTGGATCTCGTCGGTCCACACCCCGGTGGCGTTGATCACGACATGACCGCGGACGTCCTCGACTGCACCGTCTTCGGAGTCCCGGATCGTCACCCCGACCACCCGGTCCCCCTCGCGGAGCAGCGAGACCACCTGGGTCGAGGTGCGCACCACTGCGCCGTAGTGCGCGGCGGTGCGGGCAACCGTCATGGTGTGCCGGGCGTCGTCGACGACGGTGTCGTAGTACCGGATCCCGCCGATCAGCGAGCTGCGTTTGAGGCCCGGCGCCAGTCGCAGCGCACCGGACTTCGTCAAATGCTTTTGCGCCGGAACGGATTTCGCGCCGCCGAGCTGGTCGTAGAGGAAAATGCCCGCCGCGATGTACGGCCGCTCCCAGACCCTCTTGGTCAGCGGGAACAGGAACGGCAGCGGTTTGACGAGATGCGGCGCCAGCGTGGTCAGCGACAGCTCACGCTCATGCAGAGCCTCGCGCACCAGACCGAACTCAAGTTGCTCGAGGTAGCGCAGACCGCCGTGGAACATCTTCGAACTGCGGCTCGAGGTTCCCGAGGCGAAGTCGCGCGCCTCGACAAGTGCCACCTTGAGCCCGCGGGTCGCGGCATCCAGTGCGCAGCCCGCGCCGACCACACCGCCACCGACAACGACGACGTCGAACTGTTCGCTGCCCAGCCGTTGCCAGGCGTGCGCACGCTCGGTGGGTCCGAGATAGGTCTGACCGGTGCCCGGTCGAAGGATCGGGTCGCTCATGACCTCAGGCTAGTCGAGATCGTCGTGGGCCATCAGACGGCGCGCAGCCTCGACGATCGAGCCGGACAGCGATGGGTACACCGACAGCGTCTGCGCCAGATCGGTCACCGAGATGCGGTTTTGCACCGCCAGCGCGATCGGCAGGATCAATTCGGAGGCGATCGGCGCGACCACCACACCGCCGATGACGACGCCGGTGGCCGGCCGGCAGAAAATCTTGACGAAGCCGCGCTTGAGCAGCGACATCTTGGCGCGGGCGTTGGTCGTCAGCGGCAGCATCAGGGTCCTGGCCGGGACCGATCCGTTGTCGATCGCGGTTTGCGGCACGCCGACGGCGGCGATCTCGGGTCTGGTGAACGTGGCCGAGGCGACCGTCCGCAGCCGGATCGGGGCCACCCCTTCGCCAAGCGCGTGATACATCGCGATCCGGCCCTGCATGGCCGCGACCGAGGCCAGCAGCAGCAGGCCGGTGCAGTCGCCGGCGGCGTAGATCCCGGCCGCGGAGGTCCGCGACACCCGATCCACCGGGATGTAGTTGCCGGGACCGAGCTCGATGCCGACCCGCTCCAGTCCCAGGCCCGAGGTGTTCGGCACGGATCCGACCGTCATCAGGGCGTGGCTGCCCTCGACGACCCGGCCGTCGGCCATCGTGACGGTCACCGCGGTGCCGGTGCTGACCACAGAATCGGCCCTGGCGTTCTTGACCAGCGTCACGCCGCGCTCGGCAAAGGTCTCCTCCAGCACGGCCGCGGCGTCGCTGTCCTCGTGCGGCAGGATCTGGTCGCGGCTGGCGACGACGGTGACGTCGACGCCCAGCTCGGTGTAGGCGTTGCAGAACTCGGCGCCGGTGACGCCGGAGCCGACGATCACCAGATGTTCGGGCAGTTCCGGCAGGTCGTAGAGCTGCCGCCAGGTCAGAATCCGCTCGCCGTCGGGCACCGCATTCGGCAGCACGCGGGGGCTGGCGCCGGTGGCGATCAGCACGACATCGGCCTTGAGCACGCCGACCTGGCCGGAAGTGGTGGTGACCTTCACCCGGTGGTGCGCCATGCCGGGGACCGCGTCGATCAGCTCACCGTGGCCCTGGACGACGTTGACCTTCTCGCGCAGCAACTGGGTGCCGATGTCGGCGGACTGCGAGCGGGCCAGGGTTTTGACGCGGTTGTTGATGTCGGGCAACGAGATCTTGGCGTCGTCGATGCCGATCTCGAATCCCAGGCCCGAGGCGCGGCGCAGTTCGGTGCGGACCCCGGTCGAGGCGATGAATGTCTTGGACGGCACGCAGTCGAACAGCACGCAGGCCCCGCCGATGCCGTCGGAGTCCACCACGGTGACCTCGGCGACCTCCCGGCCGCGACCCGCGGCGACCAGTGCCGCCTCGTAGCCGGCCGGCCCCCCACCGATGATCACGATCCGCGTCGTCACCCGGACAAGGCTAGTTGACCCAGTCCCTGCGCTCTCCGCGACAGGACGCTCTAGGCTTTCCCCGTGCCGCTCTACGCCGCTTACGGATCCAACATGCATCCCGAGCAGATGCTGGAGCGTGCGCCGCACTCGCCGATGGCCGGAACCGGCTGGCTGCACGGCTGGCGGCTGACCTTCGCCGGGGAGGACATCGGCTGGGAGGGCGCGTTGGCGACCCTGGTCGAGGACCCCGACTCCAAGGTGTTCGTGGTGCTCTACGACATGACCCCGGCCGACGAGGCGAACCTGGACCGCTGGGAAGGCTCCGAGCTCGGCTTCCACAAGAAGATCAGATGTCGCATCGAATGCGAATCGACGGACACCACAACCGATCCCGTGCTCGCCTGGCTCTATGTGCTGGACGCCTGGGAGGGCGGGCTACCGTCGGCGCGCTACATCGGTGTGATGGCCGACGCCGCCGAGATCGCCGGCGCGCCGGAGGAATACGTGCACGACCTTCGCACCCGGCCCGCGAGCAACGTGGGCCCAGGGCATGGTAGCGGCTAGCCCCGCACGAATTCCCAAGCATCGGAAACGATCTCGTCGATCGATGAGTGCTGCGGCTTCCAGCCGAGTTCGGTGATGGCCTTCTCACTGGAGGCGATCAGCACGGCCGGGTCGCCGGGTCTGCGCTCGACATCGCGCGCCGCAATCGAGGTGCCGGTGATCCGCTCGCAGCTGGCGATCACCTCACGGACCGAAAAGCCGGTGCCGTTGCCCAGGTTGTAGATCTGATGTTCGCCGGGCTTCGAGTTCTGCAGCGCCAGCAGGTGCGCGTCGGCCAGATCACGAACGTGGATGTAGTCGCGGATGCAGGTGCCATCCGGCGTCGGCCAGTCGTTTCCGAACACCAGGATCTCCTGGCGCTGCCCGGTGGCAACCTGCAGCACCAGGGGAATCAGGTGCGTCTCGACGGGGTGACGCTCGCCCAATCCGGCATACGCCCCGGCGATGTTGAAGTAACGCAGGCTGGTCGCGGCCAGCCCGTGCGCGATGGCGTAGGACGTGATCGCATGGTCGATCGCGAGCTTCGTGGCGCCGTAGGCACTGGTCGGGTTGGTCGGAGCGTCCTCGGTGATCGGCACCGACTCCGGCTCGCCGTAGGTGGCCGCCGTCGAGGAGAACACCAACCGCGGCACACCGGCGAGGCGGATCGCCTCCAACAAGTGCAGCGTCTTGATGACATTGCCGTCCCAGTACCGCTCCGGCGCCTCAACCGACTCGCCGACCATGATTTTCGCGGCGAAGTGCAGGACGCCATCAAACGATCCGTCGCCGAGCAGTTCCGGTGCGACATCGACCATGTCGGCCTCGACGAACCGCGCGCCGGACGGCACCGCGTCGGCGTTGCCCGTCGACAGATCGTCGACGATGACGACCTCGTGTCCCTGCTCCACCAGCACCTGGGCACACACGCTGCCGACGTAACCCGCGCCGCCAGTGACCAAAAGCTTCATCAATACCCCGCGGACTGCTCGACGATGTTGACCAGAACTCGAACCCCTACTGCAAGTGCCCGCTCGTCGAGGTCGAACGTCGGCTGGTGCAGGTCCAGCTGCGGTCCGCGCCCGCTCCACACCCCGAGCCGTGCCATCGCGCCGGGCACCTCCTCCAGATACCAGGAGAAGTCCTCGCCGCCGCCGGACTGACGGGTGTCGGCGAGCGCGTCGGGCGCCACCGCCTCGATGGCGTGCGTCATGATCTGGGTCGAGCGCTCTTCGTTGACCACCGGCGGCACGCCGCGATGGTAATGCAGCGTGTGTTCGATGCCCAGCGGGGCTAACAACCCCGAAACAATCTCCTGCACAAGGCTTTCCATGCCGACCCAGGTTTCCCGGCTGGCAGTCCGCACCGTGCCCGCGAGCGATCCGGACTGCGGGATCGCGTTGGCCGCGACACCGGCGTTGGCCGCACCCCAGACCATGACGGTCGAGTGCCGCGGGTCGACGCGCCGGGACAGCACCCCGGGCAGCCCGGTGATCAGCGTGCCCATCCCGTAGACCAGATCCGAGGTCAGGTGCGGCCGCGACGTGTGGCCGCCCGGCGACGTCAGCGTGATCTCGATCGAGTCCGCCGCAGACGTGATCGGTCCCGGGATGATCGCAACCCGGCCCACGGCGAGGCGGGGATCGCAGTGCAGCGCGAAGATTCGCGAAACGCCCACCAGCGCACCGGCGGCGATCGCGTCGATCGCGCCACCGGGCATCAGCTCCTCGGCAGCCTGGAATATCAGACGGACACCCACCGGCAGTTCGGGCACCGAGGCCAGCGCGGTCGCGGC
Coding sequences within:
- the nei2 gene encoding endonuclease VIII Nei2 codes for the protein MPEGDTVFRTAANLREALVGKTLTRCDIRVPRYATVDLAGQTVDEVISRGKHLFIRVGPASIHSHLKMDGAWRVGPKGKPIRNAYKIRIALEAGDIQALGIDLGILEILDREHDEDAVAHLGPDLLGDDWDPKAAAANLAEDPDRPIAPALLDQRNLAGVGNVYANELCFVFGRLPTSPVSSLPDPLRVVTRARDMLWANRTRVNRTTTGNRRGGQDLWVYGRAGEPCRRCGTPIRRAESSDDDRVTYWCPSCQR
- a CDS encoding ATP-dependent helicase; translated protein: MSRFSPLTRRWFTGTFAEPTAAQARAWSAIANGDNTLVIAPTGSGKTLAAFLWAIDQLAHEPERDGTRVLYVSPLKALAVDVERNLRTPLTGITRIAECDGVPAPQISVGVRSGDTPPARRRELITKPPDILITTPESLFLMLTSAARETLTGIETVIIDEVHAVAATKRGAHLAVSLERLDALLEKPAQRIGLSATVSPPEEVARFLSGARPTTIVAPPAAKTFELTVQVPVPDMANLENNTIWPDVEARIVDLIEAHNSTIVFANSRRLAERLTARINEIHAERSGVELDAPPNRQVPGGPPAHIMGSGQTYGAEPLLARAHHGSVSKEQRAAVEDDLKSGRLKSVVATSSLELGIDMGAVDLVIQVEAPPSVASGLQRVGRAGHQVGEISRGVLFPKHRTDLIGCAVSVQRMLAGQIETMRVPTNPLDVLAQHTVAACALEPVNADEWFDVVRRSAPFATLPRSAFEATLDLLSGKYPSTDFAELRPRLIYDRDNGTLTARPGAQRLAVTSGGAIPDRGMFTVYLATDSEKPSRVGELDEEMVYESRPGDVISLGATSWRITEITHDRVLVIPAPGQPARLPFWRGDDAGRPAELGQAIGKFTGELAGMGREDFETRCNELGFADYATDNLWQLLDDQRNATATVPSDTTLLVERFRDELGDWRVVLHSPYGLKVHGPLALAVSRRLLERYGIDEKPTASDDGIVVRLPDTEDAPPGADLFVFAPDEIEPLVTTEVGGSALFASRFRECAARALLLPRRHPGKRSPLWHQRQRAAQLLDVARKYPDFPIVLEAVRECLQDVYDVPTLTDLMSRIAQRRVRLVEVETPMPSPFAASLMFGYVGAFMYEGDSPLAERRAAALSLDSTLLAELLGRVELRELLDPDVIAATSRQLQHLSEDRRARDAEGVADLLRLLGPLTEAEIAERCTASDVGAWLDGLHAARRALPLSYAGQSWWAGIEDIGRLRDAVGVAVPVGVPTSFTEAVPDPLGELMGRFARTRGPFTTAEAAARFGLGLRVAADVLGRMSVDGKLVRGEFVAAPTPAGFPAYAGADQWCDAEVLRILRRRSLAALRAQVEPVSTAAYARFLPAWQQVGSSATSGVDGLASVIDQLAGVPIPASAVEPLVFSPRVRDYQPAMLDELLASGEVTWSGAGSISGSDGWITFHHADTAPLTLATPAEIDVTDAHRAILEVLGEPGEARGAFFFRQLVGGSEEAAKAALWELIWAGWVTGDTFAPVRAMLAGGRKPGTRRPAAPAHRQRRAPRLSRYSVAHAQARSVDSTVAGRWSAVPAREPDSTVRAHFSAELLLNRHGVLTKGAAAAEGVPGGFATMYKVLTGFEEAGRCQRGYFVESLGGAQFAVASTVDRLRTYLDGVDPERPDYRAVVLAAADPANPYGAALPWPARPDADASHRPGRKAGALVILVDGALVWFLERGGRSLLNFSTDDEAQRAAAGTLAELVSSGRISGVLVEKLDGVPVLEAGAYADRKATADALVDAGFSRTPRGLRLR
- a CDS encoding HNH endonuclease signature motif containing protein, which encodes MFEQRTDADLLDTMRRGQRNERVAIAERILAAGRLCQRRMRSVEAADRAQWCVDNWEAVAAEVAAELGISQGRASSQMDYGLQLIERLPKLGAAFASGAIEYRIIIAAVFRTGLITDPESLAAVDALVAEQAPGWNTFSREKTNQVIDWSVRGLDPDAVRVARTADDDRHIEITAGTDGLAEIWGRVRAADAAAFDQRLNQLGATVCRDDSRTARQRRADALGAWSAGDPTMQCECGCGDCPASADSASEPTQIVIHLLAEAKTVAGEGDAPALLPGYGGIPAETVRTLAKRAKLRPVVGGKELSAEPRYRPSAVLAEFIRCRDLTCRFPGCDRPASMTDIDHTVPYPLGPTHPSNLKLLCRLHHLLKTFYAGAGGWADHQLPDGTVIWTSPSGRTYTTKPGGALFFPQFVTPTGELNVPQAPAHNQPGRDLMMPARRRTRAQDRADRIRRERGLNEARAAAHPPPF